GTCAAACTCAGGTGCCGAATGCTGACCAGCCCCTTTATGTCCACGGCAGGAGGTCTTACCATGACCCGAACCTGGGCCACAACCCACCCGCTTCTTTCTCTTCTTCGCACCTAAGGCGGGTCGCAACTGATTTATCTTCACAACTCCTCCACTTCTATTAAATGTTTAATCTTGAAAATCATCCCTCTTATCTCCGGTGTATCGTTATGCACCCTCGTTGCTCCCACCCGACGCAGACCCAATGCCCGGGCGGTCAGTTTGTGCTCCTTTTTCTCGTCAATCAGGCTCTTAACCAGCCGGACTTTCAACTGTTTCACTTTCATCCTTCTCCACAAAATGTCTTATCGGTTTATTCCTCGCTGCTGCGACCCGGTCAATTGTGCGCAACTTTTCCAAAGCCAAAATCGTTGCCTTGGCGGTATTGTAATGATTGCGGGAACCGTAAGCCTTGCTCAGGGCATCGCGCAGACCTACCGCCTCCAAAACCGCCCGCACCTGCGGACAGGCGATCAAACCTGTTCCCGGGGCTGCTGGTTTAACCAGCACCTTGCTGGCACCATACTTTCCCCAGGTCTCGTGGGGTANNNNNNNNNNCCCCTTAAACGCAACCTTCACCATCTCCTTCTGCGCCCGCACCGTTGCCTTACGCACCGCCACCGCCACCTCCAGCGCCTTGCCATGACCAACACCAACCTGCCCCTTGCCATCCCCAACAACCACTGTTGCCGAAATCCGCATCCGCTTGCCACCCTTCATCACCTTGGAAATACGCTTGATGTTGATCACCCGTTCAATCAGCTCTGGTTCAGGTTGAACTATCTCTGTTTCTGTTCCCATCTCTCTCAAAACTCCAAACCTCCTTGCCGGGCACCTTCAGCCAACGCCTTGACCCGACCATGATACCGATAACCTGCACGGTCAAAGACCACCTTTTTCACACCCAATGTTTTTGCCTTTTCGGCAATCAGTCTGCCCACCTCTAAGGCAATCTCCACCGGCTTCAACTTCTTTCCTTTCAACTCCGGAGAAAGGGTGGAGGCACCGGTTAGGACCTTGCCGGTGGTGTCGTCAATCAACTGGGCATAGATATGCCGGTTGCTGCGATTAACGCACAACCGCGGTCTTTCCGGACTACCACTGACGCGCTTCCTGATGCTCAGGTGCCGTCTCAGCCTTCGATTACGAATCATAGCGTAGAATATTATTCAGGAATCATTTCCTGTCAAGAAAACCCGTGGCCGCCTTATACTAACGCATCGGCAAGAATACGGAATATCAGTTCATCATAAGATATTCCTGCATGCGCTGCCTGTGCCGGCAGGTCAGAAATGTCGGTCAAGCCTGGGATTGTGTTTATCTCCAGGAAATAGGGCTGCCGATTGTCCTTGACAATCAAATCTATTCGGGAAAAACCCTTACAACCCAGACCCTGATGCGCCTTCAAAGCCAGTTCCTTTATTCTCTTTTCGGTGCGGCTGTCCAGCCGCGCGGGGAGGATGAAATCGGTCTCACCGCGGGTGTACTTTGCCTCATAGTTATAAAACTCATGGCTCTTAGGCACCAGCTCCAGGATCGGCAAGACCATTTCGCCGAGGATACCAACGGTGGCAATCATCCCTTTTATAAATGGTTCAATGAGCATATCACCAAAACCACGCCACACCCGCTCGCACCGGTCGAGCGCCCCGCGCCTCCCATCCAAAAGTTCAATCCCCACACTTGAACCCTCACACCTCGGCTTGGCAATCATCGGATAGCCAAACCGCTTTTCTGCCTCGGCAAGACCCGCAGCAACATCGTCATCCTCACCGATGCTGATGAAGTCCGGGGTTGGTATCCCCAGCTGTCGGAAAAGCATCTTGGTAAAGACCTTGTCCATAGCCACCGCCGAAGCGGTCACACCAGAACCGGTATAAGGGATACCCATCAACTCTAAAAACCCCTGCATAGTGCCATCCTCGCCCGGTCTGCCGTGCAGGGCAATAAAAGCCATATCAATCTTTGCCTGCCTGATCTGGTCAACAAAAGTACGGTTGATGTCAATCCCCACAGCCTGATAGCCCTGCCTTTTTAAGGACTCCAAAACCCGTTGTCCAGAAAGGAGGGAAACCTCCCTTTCGCTTGACCAACCTCCCATTAAGACGCCGATTCGGCGCTTGCGTAATCGGCGGACAATATCGCTCCTGCTCATAAACTCTCCTTTCTCTTACCAGACCCCGGTGCGCAGATACTCATCCATAGACCTTGCCGCTATTCTGCCCGCACCCATCGCAAGAATAACGGTCGCCGCACCGGTAACAATATCGCCACCCGCAAAGACACCCTTTTTAGTTGTTCTGCCGGTCCTCAGGTCGCAGACAATTGTTCCTTTTTTGGTCGTCTCCAGACCGGGTGTGGTCTGCGGTATCAAGGGGTTCGGGCTATTGCCAATTGCCACCACCACCGTATCAACCTCAATCCTGAACTCGCTCCCTGGAACCGGGACCGGTCTGCGCCTGCCTGAGGCATCCGGCTCACCCAATTCCATCCGCAGACACTCCACCTCCTTGACCCAGCCATTATCATCGGCAATATAGCGGACCGGATTGGTCAAAAGCATAAACTCCACCCCCTCCTCCTCAGCGTGGTGAATCTCCGCTGCCCTTGCCGGCATCTCATTCCGGGAACGGCGATAGATAAGGATGGAACGCTCAGCACCAAGGCGCAGAGCGGTCCGTGCCGCATCCATCGCCACATTGCCACCACCGATCACCGCCACCCTTTTTCCCCTAACGATGGGCGTATCATACCTTGGGAAAAGATACGCCTTCATCAAATTTGACCGGGTCAGGTACTCATTAGCGGAATAGACACCAAGGTAGTTCTCACCGGGGATGTTCATAAAAAGGGGCAGGCCCGCACCTGTTCCGACAAAAACCGCATCAAACTCTTTAAGCAACTCATCAACGGTCTTCAGTTTCCCCACCACATAGTTAAGTTGTATCTTCACCCCCATCGAACGGACAAAGTTCACCTCCCGTTCAACAACCGTCTTGGGTAATCTGAACTCAGGGATTCCGTACATCAGCACACCGCCCGGCTTGTGTAACGCCTCAAAGATGGTGACATCATGCCCCAATTTCCGCATATCACCGGCAACCGTGAGACCCGCCGGACCGCACCCGATAACCGCAACCCTCTTGCCGGTCGAGGGCTGGATTTCGCACATCACGCACTCGGGCTGGGTTGCCTCCCAGTCCGCGATGAACCGCTCAAGATTGCCAATCGCGACAGGCTCCATCTTTTTCCCTAAAATGCAGGCACCTTCACACTGCACCTCCTGGGGGCAAACCCTGCCGCAGATTGCGGGCAAAACATTGGTCCGCTTCATTACCCTCATCGCCTCAAGGAAATTGCCCTGGGCAATCTGAGCGATAAAGCCAGGGATATCAACCTGAACCGGACAGCCCTCAACACAACTTGGCTTTTTGCACTTCAGGCAGCGCTGGGCTTCCGCAATCGCCTCCTCAGGTGTATAACCGTAAGGCACCTCATCAAAGTTGTTCCGCCTGACCTCGGGTGGCTGCTCCTTCATCGGTGTTCTTTTTGGGCTGATTTTAGCCACGGTTCCTCCTTTCGCAACCGCACCCCTTCTGGAAAATCTCAACCGCCTCCCGCTCCTCCTTCACATAGGTCTTGAGCCTTGCCATCAAAAGGTCAAAGTTGACCTTATGCCCGTCAAACTCCGGACCATCAACGCAGGCAAATTTGGTCTCGCCATCTATCTCAACCCGGCAGACACCGCACATCCCGGTCGCATCCAGCATAATCGGATTCAGACTGACAACCGTCGGAATGCCGTATTTCTTTGTCAAAAGTGAAACCATCTTCATCATTATCACCGGTCCAACCGCAAAACACCTGTCAATCTTCTCACCCCGGTCAATCACCCTTTGCAGCATATCGGTAACCAGCCCCTTGTTGCCATTGGAGCCGTCATCGGTGGCAACAATCAACTCATCCACCACCTCTCTCATCTCCTTTTCCATCAGAATCAAATCCTTATTTCTGAATCCAATTATTCCGATAACCCTGTTGCCCGCCCTTTTCAAAGCCCGTGCCACCGGATAAATCTCAGGTGTGCCCACACCACCAGCAACGCACGCAACCGTTCCAAACCTCTCAATCTCGCTCGGCTTTCCCAAAGGACCAATCAAATCCATAATCTCATCACCCTCATTCAAGGTGCCCAGAAGCATCGTCGTCTTCCCAACCTCCTGAAACACAATAACCAAAACCCCTTCATCAGGAAGCGCATCCGCAATGGTCAAGGGAATTCTTTCGCCCTGCTCATTTATCCGCAAGACCACAAACTGCCCGGGCAAAGCCTTGCGGGCAATCTCGGGCGCAGCCAGTTCCAGCCGCTTAACACCTGGTGCAAGTATCTGCTTTTTCAATATCTTAAACATATATCTCCTTTATATTTACCGCTATTAAAACTCCAAGTCGTAAATAATAATTTGCAATTATAACATATTTTCGGCAAAAGTCAAGATATTAAAATAATCTCTGGTTGCAGTCAAAAGATTATTATTGACAAGGATTCTAAATGTGGTAAAATGGTTAATAACTGCGGGGTGGAGCAGCCTGGAAGCTCGTGAGGCTCATAACCTCAAGGTCGCTGGTTCGAATCCAGCCCCCGCTACTGCTATTATTTTACCGCAGGGCAAAAAGGAGGATTTTGTGTCCGAGGAAGTCCAAGCCGAACAAACTACCAAGTGCAAAGGAGGCAAGGTGAAGATAAGGCATGAGTGGCGCGGTCCGGATATTATGGGACCGGTCTGGTTTATTGGCTGGCTGTTTACCATTGGCTATTTACATCTGCCCTTCTTCTGGAAAGGGGTTCTGGCGATAATCATCTGGCCATATTACCTGGGCAGGGCGCTCGCCGGCTGATACTTTTACTGACCAGATGGACCTGCCACGACTTCTTGGTCAGGCTGATTTAAGCAAAGAGTAACTGAGCAATCTCCTAACGGAAAAGTTCTTTGTTTATATATCCATAAACAAAATATCAGAGCGGTTTTTGGACTAAGTTTCGTATTTGCGCAAGTTAGCAGAGGTTCAATTTTTATTAGGGGGCTATCCCCTAAGTCAAACCGGTCCTAATCCGAATTGCGATATTTGAGCGGGATTTGACCGTTAAAAGGCTAAAGATAACTGAACCTCACCCGACTGTTTTTTGCAGTTTCAGGACAAACCTCAAAGCCATTTCTGATTTAAGACCAAGGATTGAGCCTGAAACACCCTTGGGTTTGCCTGTAATCCTTGACTGGATTTTCAGTTTGATTAGTATCAGAGGCTATGAAGGATGAATCTTATGTAAAGGAGATTCCGGCAAAGAGAGACAACTTCTCTGAGTGGTATACCGCGGTGGTGTTAAAGGCAGAGCTTGCCGATTATGCGCCGGTGCGCGGTTGTATGGTTATCAGACCTTATGGCTATGCGCTCTGGGAGAATATGCAGGCGCGGCTTGACGCCCGTTTTAAGGCAACCGGTCATACTAACGCCTATTTCCCCACCTTGATTCCGGAGAGTTTTTTGAAGAAGGAGGCGGAGCATGTCAAGGGTTTTTCCCCGCAGGTTGCCTGGGTGACAAGGGGCGGTGACTCGGATTTGACCGAGCCCTTGGCTTTAAGACCGACCAGCGAGGCGATAATCAACTATATGTATGCCCGCTGGGTCAAGAGCTATCGCGATCTCCCGGTCTTGATAAACCAGTGGTGCAATATCTTCCGCTGGGAAAAGACCACGAGGCTTTTTCTGCGCACCCTTGAGTTCCTCTGGCAGGAGGGGCACACCTTACATCGCACCGAGGAGGAGGCGCAGGAGGAGACATTGCGCATCCTAAACATCTATGTTGACTTTGTTGAGAACGACCTATCGGTACCGGTGATTGCCGGTCTCAAGCCGGAGAGCGAAAAGTTTCCGGGCGCAATTGCCACCTATTCAATTGAGGCGTTGATGCCTGATGGTCAGGCTCTCCAGGCAGGGACATCGCACAACCTGGGTCAGAACTTTACTAAGGCATTTGACATCCGCTACCTTGATGAGGACAACACCGAAAAGCACCCCTGGGGAACATCCTGGGGCGTTTCCAGCCGCCTTGTCGGTGCGGTGATAATGACCCACGGTGATGACAAGGGGCTATTTCTCCCGCCGAAAATAGCGCCCTATCAGGTGGTGATTGTGCCGATTCTCTATGGCAAGGATGACGAGGCGGTTTTGGCGCAGTGCCAGAAGGCAAAGGAAATCCTTGCCGGGTTCAGGGTGAAACTTGATGACCGTCCTCAATTTACCCCGGGCTGGAAGTTCAACGAATATGAGATGCGGGGCGTGCCCTTAAGGGTTGAGATTGGTCCAAGGGATGTCAAAGAGAATCAGGTGGTGCTTGTGCCGAGGGATGGTTCAGGGAAAATTACCGTCAAACTTGAAAACCTCGCCTCTGAGACCGGAAAACTCCTTGACCAGATTCAAGTCAATATGCTTGTTCGTGCCCGCAACTGGGTTGATAGCGTCACAACCACCGCCGCCACTCTTGATGAGTTCAAAAGGAACATAAAAGAAAAGCCCGGCTATGTGAAGGTGCACTGGTGCGGTTCTCAGGACTGCGAGAACAGAATCATTGACGAGACCAAGACCACCCCGCGCAATATGCCCTTACAGGAGCAGAACATCTTAGGGAAATGCATCGTCTGCGGCAAACAGACCAAAACCCTGATTTATTACGCCCGAACCTATTAGGTGAAAACAAAGCCATTCCTTATTTTGCTCCTTGCCCTTTTTATCACCGCCCTTGCTCAGGAAAAACCGTTACCTCTTTGGTGACGATACCCTAACAATTGCGCAAATCTGGCAAAGGCTGTGTCCGGATTCAACCGAATACCGCTTTCTTGTCCCTGAAGGCTGGGGTAAAAACCTTGCCTTAGATGCCGAGATAACATCAAGCCACCCCGCATCAGCAGATGGACTTAAAATGCTCATTGACAATGACGGCTTTACCGCCTGGACAAGCGCAAAAGGCGATACCTTGCCGGTTTTAGCATTGAGATGGAAAAGTCCGGTTCGGTTCAACCGCCTGATTGTCTTCAACCTTTACACCCAGTCCCGAGGCACCGCCTGTGGCTGCAATGCGGCAAAAATGGTTGTCCTTGAAATCCCTCACCCTAAAAATCCCGATTCAATCATCGCCGCTTATGAACTAAACCTGCCCGAACCGACCGAAGCCTGCTTTCTCTCTTCTGACCGCAAGGGGCAGGTCTGTTTCTATATCCCGAGCGCAAAGCCGGTAATCCTTGAATTTCCCGAAATAAACACCGATATCATCCGCATCAGGGTTAAACAGACCTGTTGGCTTGACCCTGCCTATGAATA
The nucleotide sequence above comes from candidate division WOR-3 bacterium. Encoded proteins:
- the gltA gene encoding NADPH-dependent glutamate synthase, which encodes MKEQPPEVRRNNFDEVPYGYTPEEAIAEAQRCLKCKKPSCVEGCPVQVDIPGFIAQIAQGNFLEAMRVMKRTNVLPAICGRVCPQEVQCEGACILGKKMEPVAIGNLERFIADWEATQPECVMCEIQPSTGKRVAVIGCGPAGLTVAGDMRKLGHDVTIFEALHKPGGVLMYGIPEFRLPKTVVEREVNFVRSMGVKIQLNYVVGKLKTVDELLKEFDAVFVGTGAGLPLFMNIPGENYLGVYSANEYLTRSNLMKAYLFPRYDTPIVRGKRVAVIGGGNVAMDAARTALRLGAERSILIYRRSRNEMPARAAEIHHAEEEGVEFMLLTNPVRYIADDNGWVKEVECLRMELGEPDASGRRRPVPVPGSEFRIEVDTVVVAIGNSPNPLIPQTTPGLETTKKGTIVCDLRTGRTTKKGVFAGGDIVTGAATVILAMGAGRIAARSMDEYLRTGVW
- the rpmD gene encoding 50S ribosomal protein L30, with the translated sequence MKVKQLKVRLVKSLIDEKKEHKLTARALGLRRVGATRVHNDTPEIRGMIFKIKHLIEVEEL
- a CDS encoding D-alanine--D-alanine ligase, encoding MSRSDIVRRLRKRRIGVLMGGWSSEREVSLLSGQRVLESLKRQGYQAVGIDINRTFVDQIRQAKIDMAFIALHGRPGEDGTMQGFLELMGIPYTGSGVTASAVAMDKVFTKMLFRQLGIPTPDFISIGEDDDVAAGLAEAEKRFGYPMIAKPRCEGSSVGIELLDGRRGALDRCERVWRGFGDMLIEPFIKGMIATVGILGEMVLPILELVPKSHEFYNYEAKYTRGETDFILPARLDSRTEKRIKELALKAHQGLGCKGFSRIDLIVKDNRQPYFLEINTIPGLTDISDLPAQAAHAGISYDELIFRILADALV
- the rplR gene encoding 50S ribosomal protein L18, whose product is MIRNRRLRRHLSIRKRVSGSPERPRLCVNRSNRHIYAQLIDDTTGKVLTGASTLSPELKGKKLKPVEIALEVGRLIAEKAKTLGVKKVVFDRAGYRYHGRVKALAEGARQGGLEF
- a CDS encoding 30S ribosomal protein S5 gives rise to the protein PHETWGKYGASKVLVKPAAPGTGLIACPQVRAVLEAVGLRDALSKAYGSRNHYNTAKATILALEKLRTIDRVAAARNKPIRHFVEKDESETVESPAG
- a CDS encoding sulfide/dihydroorotate dehydrogenase-like FAD/NAD-binding protein; protein product: MFKILKKQILAPGVKRLELAAPEIARKALPGQFVVLRINEQGERIPLTIADALPDEGVLVIVFQEVGKTTMLLGTLNEGDEIMDLIGPLGKPSEIERFGTVACVAGGVGTPEIYPVARALKRAGNRVIGIIGFRNKDLILMEKEMREVVDELIVATDDGSNGNKGLVTDMLQRVIDRGEKIDRCFAVGPVIMMKMVSLLTKKYGIPTVVSLNPIMLDATGMCGVCRVEIDGETKFACVDGPEFDGHKVNFDLLMARLKTYVKEEREAVEIFQKGCGCERRNRG
- a CDS encoding 30S ribosomal protein S5, yielding MGTETEIVQPEPELIERVINIKRISKVMKGGKRMRISATVVVGDGKGQVGVGHGKALEVAVAVRKATVRAQKEMVKVAFKG
- the proS gene encoding proline--tRNA ligase, with protein sequence MKDESYVKEIPAKRDNFSEWYTAVVLKAELADYAPVRGCMVIRPYGYALWENMQARLDARFKATGHTNAYFPTLIPESFLKKEAEHVKGFSPQVAWVTRGGDSDLTEPLALRPTSEAIINYMYARWVKSYRDLPVLINQWCNIFRWEKTTRLFLRTLEFLWQEGHTLHRTEEEAQEETLRILNIYVDFVENDLSVPVIAGLKPESEKFPGAIATYSIEALMPDGQALQAGTSHNLGQNFTKAFDIRYLDEDNTEKHPWGTSWGVSSRLVGAVIMTHGDDKGLFLPPKIAPYQVVIVPILYGKDDEAVLAQCQKAKEILAGFRVKLDDRPQFTPGWKFNEYEMRGVPLRVEIGPRDVKENQVVLVPRDGSGKITVKLENLASETGKLLDQIQVNMLVRARNWVDSVTTTAATLDEFKRNIKEKPGYVKVHWCGSQDCENRIIDETKTTPRNMPLQEQNILGKCIVCGKQTKTLIYYARTY